One stretch of Dokdonia sp. Hel_I_53 DNA includes these proteins:
- the secG gene encoding preprotein translocase subunit SecG, giving the protein MSTTFYIFLGLIIIVAFLLVVVIMVQNPKGGGLSSSFGGGGTQQMGGVQKTTDFLDKATWALATLLLILILASNLSIFDGSVVAESQVFDEDSIENTTPAPAPVSLPDDTTNDTDGN; this is encoded by the coding sequence ATGAGTACTACGTTTTATATATTTTTAGGACTGATCATTATCGTGGCTTTCCTTCTTGTAGTCGTTATTATGGTACAAAACCCTAAAGGTGGAGGATTGTCCTCTTCTTTTGGTGGTGGTGGCACGCAGCAAATGGGTGGTGTGCAAAAAACTACAGACTTTTTAGATAAAGCAACATGGGCACTTGCAACATTGCTTTTAATTCTTATTCTAGCAAGTAACTTGTCTATTTTTGACGGAAGTGTAGTTGCAGAATCTCAAGTATTTGACGAGGATTCTATAGAAAATACTACACCTGCTCCAGCCCCAGTATCATTACCTGATGATACTACAAATGACACAGACGGAAACTAG
- a CDS encoding lipid A deacylase LpxR family protein, with product MKKYLFIVMMFLFAFAKAQKNKLTNSEALQGYYFQHDNDFLFAIDRYYTAGSFIGYRKQLDGDFIFKGSELYPVQFDLTIGQETYTPRELFDTNFDRLERPYAGYLFLKSAISRASKSELFSLALELGLAGEQSKARVFQISYHKLIGEFIPVWSGQIANSSHLNTYGFYVKDLTVPNSNLLKNFSLASTLALGTRRIFVRQEALVFIGNRERIGCTSAFNRLGSNREFYGFGGVGIEYVALNALIEGHPFNDSSPFTLPVESRVLSFKLGAVYRGVHNLYELIYNFRTKETAREGRSQFIAFSFGRLF from the coding sequence GTGAAAAAGTATCTTTTTATTGTCATGATGTTCTTATTTGCTTTCGCGAAAGCGCAAAAAAATAAGCTTACAAACTCAGAAGCGTTGCAGGGGTATTATTTCCAGCACGATAATGATTTTCTCTTTGCTATAGATCGTTATTATACGGCTGGCAGTTTTATAGGTTATAGAAAGCAGCTTGATGGAGATTTTATATTTAAAGGTAGTGAACTGTACCCTGTGCAATTCGATTTGACTATAGGTCAAGAAACTTATACTCCGAGAGAACTCTTTGATACAAACTTTGATAGATTAGAACGTCCTTATGCTGGGTATTTATTTTTAAAATCAGCTATTTCAAGAGCAAGCAAAAGCGAGCTGTTTTCTTTGGCCTTAGAATTAGGTTTAGCGGGAGAGCAATCGAAAGCTAGAGTATTTCAAATTTCTTATCATAAACTTATTGGTGAATTTATACCTGTTTGGTCTGGTCAGATAGCAAATAGTAGTCATTTAAATACATATGGCTTCTATGTCAAAGACTTAACAGTACCTAACTCAAATCTCCTTAAAAATTTCTCACTAGCATCCACATTAGCTCTAGGTACAAGGAGAATTTTTGTGAGACAAGAAGCGTTGGTGTTTATTGGTAATAGAGAAAGAATAGGTTGTACCAGTGCCTTTAATAGGTTGGGGTCTAATAGAGAGTTTTATGGCTTTGGAGGCGTGGGTATAGAATACGTAGCACTTAATGCATTGATTGAGGGACACCCGTTTAATGATTCTTCTCCGTTTACATTGCCTGTTGAGTCTAGAGTTTTGTCTTTTAAATTAGGAGCGGTATATAGAGGTGTGCATAATTTGTATGAGCTTATTTATAACTTTAGAACAAAAGAGACGGCACGTGAGGGTAGGAGTCAATTTATCGCTTTTTCATTTGGTAGATTGTTTTAA
- the miaB gene encoding tRNA (N6-isopentenyl adenosine(37)-C2)-methylthiotransferase MiaB, which yields MEKIIDEGKQGEALTLERKAQNTKKLFIESYGCQMNFADSEVVASILNNEGYNTTQDLEEADLVLVNTCSIRDKAEVTVRKRLEKYQAVKRKKNPTMKVGVLGCMAERLKSKFLEEEKIVDLVVGPDAYKDIPNLLSEVEEGRNAVNVILSKEETYGDISPVRLQTNGVTAFVSITRGCDNMCTFCVVPFTRGRERSRDPQSILEEVNDLASKGFKEITLLGQNVDSYLWYGGGLKKDFAAASDMAKATAVNFAQLMDMVARAQPKMRIRFSTSNPQDMTLDVIEVMANHKNVCNYIHLPVQSGSDRILKLMNRQHTAAEYKKLIDDIKRIIPDIGISQDMITGFPTETEEDQQMTLDLINYVKYDYGFMFYYSERPGTLAERKMEDDVPLEVKKRRLQEVIDLQREISRTNLLRYKDQVVEILIEKESKKNKNEWSGRNDQNVVAVFPKGDYKVGDFVNVKVTECTTGTLIGKATGYANYWQE from the coding sequence ATGGAAAAGATAATAGATGAAGGTAAACAAGGTGAAGCCTTAACACTTGAGCGTAAAGCTCAAAATACTAAAAAGCTTTTTATTGAAAGTTATGGTTGCCAGATGAACTTTGCTGATAGTGAAGTAGTGGCCTCCATACTTAACAATGAAGGATATAATACTACTCAAGATCTTGAGGAAGCAGACCTCGTACTTGTGAATACTTGTTCTATACGAGATAAAGCAGAAGTTACCGTACGTAAACGTCTTGAAAAATACCAAGCTGTAAAGCGCAAGAAAAACCCAACAATGAAAGTGGGAGTGCTAGGCTGTATGGCAGAGCGGCTTAAAAGTAAATTCTTAGAAGAAGAAAAAATAGTGGATCTTGTTGTTGGTCCAGATGCCTATAAAGATATTCCTAATCTTCTTAGTGAAGTAGAAGAAGGACGCAATGCAGTAAATGTAATTTTATCAAAAGAAGAGACGTATGGTGATATCTCACCTGTAAGGTTACAGACTAACGGTGTGACCGCTTTTGTGTCTATCACTAGAGGATGTGATAATATGTGTACCTTTTGCGTGGTTCCTTTTACTAGAGGTAGGGAGCGCAGCCGTGATCCGCAGTCTATTTTAGAAGAAGTAAATGATCTTGCTAGTAAAGGTTTTAAAGAAATCACTTTATTGGGTCAAAATGTTGACTCCTACCTATGGTACGGTGGCGGACTCAAAAAAGACTTTGCAGCAGCAAGTGACATGGCAAAAGCTACAGCAGTAAATTTTGCCCAACTCATGGATATGGTAGCTCGTGCGCAACCTAAAATGCGTATTAGATTTTCTACTTCTAACCCTCAGGATATGACACTCGATGTAATTGAGGTCATGGCAAATCACAAAAATGTATGTAATTACATTCACTTACCAGTGCAATCTGGAAGTGACCGTATTCTAAAGTTAATGAATCGCCAGCATACAGCTGCAGAATACAAAAAACTCATCGACGATATTAAGCGCATTATTCCCGACATAGGAATAAGCCAAGATATGATTACAGGGTTCCCTACTGAGACAGAAGAAGATCAACAAATGACCCTAGACCTAATCAACTATGTAAAATATGATTATGGATTTATGTTTTACTATTCTGAACGTCCAGGAACGCTCGCCGAAAGGAAAATGGAAGACGACGTACCCCTAGAGGTTAAAAAACGTCGCTTACAAGAAGTTATAGATTTGCAACGAGAAATCTCTCGCACAAACCTACTACGCTATAAAGATCAAGTAGTTGAAATTCTTATTGAAAAAGAATCAAAAAAGAATAAAAACGAGTGGAGTGGTCGCAACGATCAAAATGTAGTTGCTGTATTCCCTAAAGGAGATTATAAGGTAGGCGATTTTGTAAATGTAAAAGTGACAGAATGTACGACAGGTACACTTATAGGTAAAGCAACTGGATACGCCAATTATTGGCAGGAGTAA
- a CDS encoding formimidoylglutamase — protein MAFEVLLPIPDIAVAHIQLQHHQSIGNNIKLHTLQDGFPDLGEVELVIICLRENRRDPNHLGESLSFTEVRRAFYELFPGNWHTSIADLGDIAAGASVDDTYFAIQELNEVLIKKGVIPVFIGGSQDLLYPIYRSYDKLDQMVNLVNVDSRFDLGDASQKILNTSFVGKIIVEKPYNLFNYSNIGYQTYFNPQEEIDLMDKLYFDSYRLGNVSSDLSSVEPVMRDADVVGVDLNSIRSSELSVRHNKMPNGFDGKEICSIARYAGISDKVSSFGIFEYKNDPQEEKAAMLVAQMVWYFIEGVNFRASENLDVEKGSFTTYKVPIEDEVLTFYKSEKTDRWWIEIPFIVGLNNKLKRHTLLPSTYQDYLDACDQNIPERWFKARKKNEV, from the coding sequence ATGGCATTTGAGGTGCTTTTGCCTATTCCCGATATTGCAGTAGCTCATATACAGTTGCAACATCACCAGTCTATAGGAAATAATATTAAACTACATACGCTTCAAGATGGTTTTCCGGACCTTGGAGAAGTGGAGTTGGTAATAATTTGCTTACGCGAAAATAGGAGAGATCCAAATCACTTAGGAGAGTCTCTTTCTTTTACAGAAGTACGTAGGGCTTTTTATGAACTTTTTCCAGGAAACTGGCATACTTCCATTGCAGACTTAGGAGATATAGCTGCTGGTGCTTCTGTTGACGATACATATTTTGCAATACAAGAATTGAATGAAGTTCTTATTAAAAAAGGTGTAATTCCAGTTTTTATAGGAGGTAGTCAAGATCTTTTATATCCAATTTATAGATCATATGATAAATTAGATCAAATGGTTAATCTTGTAAATGTAGATAGCCGCTTTGATTTAGGGGATGCTAGTCAAAAAATACTTAACACTTCTTTTGTAGGAAAAATAATTGTCGAAAAGCCATATAACTTATTTAATTATTCTAATATTGGCTATCAAACATATTTCAATCCTCAAGAAGAGATTGACTTAATGGATAAGTTGTATTTTGATTCGTATCGTTTAGGTAATGTATCTTCAGATTTAAGTAGTGTAGAACCTGTGATGAGAGATGCAGACGTGGTGGGGGTTGACTTAAATTCTATTAGAAGTAGTGAGTTAAGTGTACGGCATAATAAAATGCCTAACGGGTTTGACGGGAAAGAGATTTGCTCGATTGCTCGATACGCTGGAATAAGCGATAAAGTAAGTTCATTTGGGATTTTTGAGTACAAAAATGATCCTCAAGAAGAAAAGGCAGCTATGTTAGTAGCTCAGATGGTATGGTATTTTATTGAGGGTGTAAATTTTCGCGCAAGCGAAAACCTTGATGTTGAAAAAGGGAGCTTCACAACTTACAAAGTACCTATTGAAGATGAGGTGCTTACGTTTTATAAAAGTGAGAAAACAGATAGATGGTGGATTGAAATACCATTTATTGTTGGATTGAATAATAAATTAAAAAGGCATACGTTATTACCTAGCACATACCAAGATTATTTAGATGCTTGTGATCAAAATATACCAGAAAGGTGGTTTAAAGCAAGAAAGAAAAACGAAGTATGA
- a CDS encoding LptE family protein — protein sequence MKTIRNIALLVCFVLSLQSCGVYSLSGVSITTEETFEVRFFQNEAAIVEPGIDLRLTNELRDLIANQSPLSITNTNADVIYEGEIVEYYIAPQASTSENTAAQNRLTVTVNCRFYNNTRKDGTYDFERRFSFFSDVPGSNLLTGSQLDTALDEIFERITQDIFNASLARW from the coding sequence ATGAAAACAATTAGAAATATTGCTTTATTAGTTTGTTTTGTACTGAGTTTACAAAGCTGTGGGGTTTATTCACTAAGTGGGGTTTCTATAACAACCGAAGAAACTTTTGAAGTGCGTTTTTTTCAAAACGAAGCAGCTATTGTTGAGCCTGGTATAGATCTTAGACTTACAAATGAGTTACGTGACCTTATCGCAAACCAGTCTCCACTATCGATTACAAATACAAACGCAGATGTTATTTATGAAGGTGAGATTGTAGAGTACTATATCGCACCTCAGGCATCAACTTCAGAAAATACTGCTGCTCAAAACCGATTGACAGTCACAGTAAATTGTCGCTTTTATAATAATACTCGCAAAGATGGAACGTATGACTTTGAACGTCGTTTTTCTTTCTTTTCTGATGTCCCTGGCTCTAATCTTTTAACCGGAAGCCAACTGGACACCGCTTTAGATGAAATTTTTGAACGTATTACTCAAGATATTTTTAATGCATCCCTTGCGCGCTGGTAA
- the groES gene encoding co-chaperone GroES, with protein sequence MAINIKPLADRVIIEPVAAETQTASGLYIPDSAQEKQQKGKIVAVGSGKKDYEMTVKVGDTVIYGKYAGSELKFDGVDYMIMKEEDILAIV encoded by the coding sequence ATGGCAATTAACATCAAACCATTAGCAGATCGAGTAATTATCGAGCCTGTAGCAGCAGAGACACAAACAGCATCTGGTTTATACATCCCAGATAGTGCACAAGAAAAACAACAAAAAGGTAAAATCGTAGCGGTAGGTTCTGGTAAGAAAGATTACGAAATGACTGTAAAAGTAGGAGATACTGTAATCTATGGAAAATATGCTGGAAGCGAATTAAAATTTGACGGTGTAGATTATATGATTATGAAAGAAGAAGACATCTTAGCGATCGTTTAA
- the topA gene encoding type I DNA topoisomerase, with amino-acid sequence MAKNLVIVESPAKAKTIEKFLGKDYKVESSFGHIADLPSKELGVDVEGDFTPKYKVSDDKKKVVRNLKAQADKADMVWLASDEDREGEAIAWHLEQELGLTADRTKRIVFHEITKTAILRAIDNPRKIDYDLVNAQQARRVLDRLVGYELSPVLWRKVKGGLSAGRVQSVSVRLIVEREREVLNFEAEASYRVDAEFTTEDGKSFKAKLPKNITTKEKAQDFLKKNLSANFSVENLTKKPAKKSPAPPFTTSTLQQEASRKLYFSVSKTMTMAQRLYEAGHITYMRTDSVNLSKDAKAGAQSEILAAYGEKFHKERSFKGKSKGAQEAHEAIRPTDFSKHSVNMDRDQMRLYELIWKRAIASQMSDAQLERTNVQIASSAGTANMTANGEILKFEGFLKVYLEGNDDEDTEETGLLPDLKKGESLINNYITATERFTRPPYRYTEASLVKKLEELGIGRPSTYAPTITTIQNRKYVEKGSVEGKEREYDVLTLEKGEIKDRKLTETVGSDKGKLVPTDVGMVVNDFLVQHFENILDYNFTAKVEADFDDIAEGKQEWTKMMKDFYKDFHPHVKDVEKNADREVGERILGTDPASGKPVSVRLGKFGPMVQIGSVEDDEKPRFASLGPDQTLGNLTYEQAMDLFKLPKDLGVYEEQEVSVNNGRFGPYVKFGKTFVSLPKGRDPMDVDLEEAIEYIKEKQAADAPIYHYDDLPVQKGTGRFGPYIKWNGLFINVNKKYDFDNLTDEDIVELIEIKKQKEIDKVLQDFPEEGIRVEKARWGRSNIIKGKLKIELSKDIDAAKLSLEEIKSYIEKKAPKKKAPAKKKATAKKKTTAKKKPSAKKK; translated from the coding sequence ATGGCAAAGAATCTCGTCATTGTGGAGTCCCCAGCAAAGGCTAAAACCATTGAGAAATTTCTAGGAAAAGATTATAAAGTAGAAAGTAGCTTTGGTCACATAGCAGACCTTCCCTCAAAGGAATTAGGGGTCGATGTAGAAGGCGATTTTACACCAAAGTATAAAGTCTCAGACGATAAGAAAAAAGTAGTGCGTAATCTTAAAGCGCAGGCAGATAAGGCAGACATGGTCTGGCTGGCAAGTGATGAAGATCGTGAGGGAGAAGCTATTGCTTGGCACTTGGAACAAGAGCTGGGTCTTACAGCAGATCGTACTAAGCGTATCGTTTTTCATGAGATTACAAAGACCGCTATTTTGCGGGCCATAGATAACCCTCGTAAGATTGATTATGATCTTGTAAATGCACAACAAGCACGTCGCGTGCTTGATAGGTTAGTAGGGTACGAGCTTTCTCCAGTATTGTGGAGAAAAGTGAAAGGTGGTCTCTCTGCAGGACGTGTACAATCAGTTTCTGTACGTCTTATAGTAGAGCGTGAGCGAGAGGTCCTTAACTTTGAAGCCGAAGCTTCTTACAGAGTAGATGCAGAGTTTACTACAGAGGATGGGAAATCTTTTAAAGCAAAGCTGCCTAAAAATATAACGACAAAGGAAAAAGCTCAGGACTTTTTAAAGAAAAATCTTAGTGCAAATTTTAGCGTAGAGAATCTTACTAAAAAACCCGCTAAAAAATCTCCTGCACCTCCATTTACGACTTCAACACTCCAGCAAGAGGCAAGTAGGAAGTTGTATTTCTCAGTAAGTAAAACCATGACGATGGCTCAGCGTCTATACGAAGCAGGGCATATCACATATATGAGAACGGATAGTGTAAATCTATCAAAAGATGCAAAGGCTGGTGCGCAGTCAGAAATTCTAGCAGCCTACGGAGAGAAATTTCATAAAGAACGTAGCTTTAAAGGTAAATCTAAGGGGGCTCAAGAAGCTCATGAAGCCATACGCCCGACTGATTTTTCTAAGCACTCTGTAAATATGGACCGCGACCAAATGCGATTGTATGAATTAATTTGGAAACGTGCCATTGCATCTCAAATGAGTGATGCTCAACTTGAACGGACAAATGTGCAAATTGCCTCTAGTGCTGGTACCGCTAATATGACAGCAAATGGAGAAATTTTAAAATTTGAAGGTTTCTTAAAAGTGTATCTAGAAGGTAATGATGATGAAGATACTGAAGAGACGGGTTTACTGCCAGATTTGAAAAAAGGAGAGTCCCTTATTAATAATTACATTACCGCAACAGAACGCTTTACAAGGCCGCCCTATAGGTATACTGAAGCTTCTCTTGTGAAGAAACTAGAAGAACTAGGTATAGGTAGGCCGTCTACATATGCACCTACAATTACTACTATCCAAAACCGAAAGTATGTTGAAAAAGGTTCTGTAGAGGGCAAGGAGCGTGAATATGATGTCTTAACTCTCGAAAAAGGAGAAATTAAGGATAGAAAACTTACCGAAACAGTTGGGTCTGATAAAGGGAAGTTAGTCCCTACAGATGTGGGAATGGTGGTTAATGACTTCTTAGTACAGCATTTCGAAAATATTCTTGATTATAATTTTACCGCAAAAGTTGAAGCAGACTTTGATGATATAGCTGAGGGAAAGCAGGAGTGGACGAAGATGATGAAGGATTTTTACAAAGACTTTCATCCCCATGTAAAAGACGTAGAGAAAAATGCAGATCGAGAAGTAGGAGAACGCATTTTAGGTACAGATCCAGCGTCTGGTAAACCAGTGAGCGTTCGTCTAGGAAAATTTGGGCCTATGGTTCAAATAGGATCTGTAGAAGACGATGAGAAACCACGCTTTGCTAGTTTAGGTCCAGATCAAACTTTAGGAAACCTTACGTATGAGCAGGCAATGGATCTTTTTAAATTACCAAAAGATTTAGGAGTTTACGAAGAGCAAGAAGTCTCTGTGAATAATGGTCGTTTCGGGCCTTACGTGAAGTTTGGAAAAACTTTTGTGTCCTTGCCAAAAGGACGAGACCCTATGGATGTAGATCTTGAAGAAGCAATAGAATACATTAAGGAGAAGCAAGCTGCAGATGCACCAATATATCATTATGATGACTTACCAGTGCAAAAAGGTACGGGGCGTTTTGGACCATACATTAAGTGGAATGGACTTTTTATTAATGTAAATAAAAAGTATGATTTTGACAATCTCACAGATGAGGATATTGTAGAGCTTATTGAGATTAAAAAACAGAAAGAAATAGATAAAGTATTACAGGATTTTCCTGAAGAAGGGATTCGTGTAGAGAAAGCAAGATGGGGTCGCTCAAATATTATCAAAGGAAAGCTTAAAATAGAACTAAGTAAAGATATTGATGCAGCAAAACTTAGTCTAGAAGAGATTAAGAGTTATATTGAGAAGAAAGCTCCTAAGAAGAAAGCCCCAGCAAAGAAAAAAGCTACGGCTAAGAAAAAGACCACAGCAAAAAAGAAACCCAGCGCAAAAAAGAAATAA
- the gldK gene encoding gliding motility lipoprotein GldK, whose product MKKYIAFIAVVTLLASCSKGDRGELVGAKGKRWNPEKPYGMTLISGGAFIMGKSDDDFAAVNDAPTKTVTVRSFYMDETEITNEEYRQFVEWVKDSTIRTKLAILADELGETPGTGGIGEFAFSDADPENMTPYDQYMADNYYGLSDNEFEGRKLNKDVDLIWDTAEYPDEYYVEVMDTMYIPLDEAYNGQRTIDVDKLEFRYTYLDIQEAAKKGKGSRKDHIKTETIKIYPDTTVWIKDFAYSYNEPMHNDYFWHDAYGEYPVVGVTWMQAKAFCEWRTMYKNSYQKSRNRQFVNRFRLPGEAEWEYAARGGLESGDYPWGGPYAKNDRGCFLANFKPLRGDYGADQALYTVEADAYEPNDYNLYNMAGNVSEWVSSSYDPNSYEYMSTINPNVNDMDNRRKVIRGGSWKDVAYFLQVSSRDYEYQDSARSYIGFRTVQDFMGVDDKINLRKSR is encoded by the coding sequence ATGAAAAAGTACATTGCATTTATTGCGGTAGTGACTTTGCTGGCTAGTTGTAGCAAAGGCGATCGGGGCGAGCTCGTAGGAGCCAAAGGCAAAAGATGGAATCCCGAGAAACCATATGGAATGACCCTAATTTCTGGTGGTGCATTCATAATGGGTAAGAGTGATGACGATTTTGCTGCGGTTAATGATGCTCCAACTAAAACCGTTACAGTGCGTTCATTTTACATGGACGAAACTGAAATCACAAATGAAGAATATCGTCAGTTTGTAGAGTGGGTAAAAGATTCAACCATTCGTACTAAACTTGCAATTTTAGCAGACGAGCTTGGAGAAACCCCAGGAACTGGTGGTATAGGTGAATTTGCATTTAGCGATGCAGATCCTGAAAATATGACTCCATATGATCAATATATGGCAGATAACTATTATGGTTTAAGTGATAACGAATTTGAAGGTCGAAAGTTAAATAAGGATGTTGATCTTATCTGGGATACTGCAGAGTATCCAGATGAATACTATGTTGAAGTAATGGATACTATGTACATTCCTTTGGATGAAGCGTACAACGGTCAGCGTACAATTGATGTCGATAAGCTTGAATTTCGCTATACTTACTTAGATATTCAAGAAGCAGCAAAGAAAGGTAAGGGTAGTAGAAAAGATCATATCAAAACCGAAACCATTAAAATTTATCCAGATACTACAGTTTGGATTAAGGATTTTGCATATTCTTACAACGAACCTATGCACAATGACTATTTCTGGCATGATGCTTATGGAGAATATCCAGTAGTAGGTGTTACTTGGATGCAAGCAAAAGCATTTTGTGAGTGGCGAACAATGTATAAAAACTCTTATCAGAAGTCTAGAAATAGACAGTTTGTTAATCGTTTTAGACTTCCAGGTGAAGCAGAGTGGGAGTATGCTGCTCGTGGCGGATTAGAAAGTGGAGATTATCCTTGGGGAGGTCCATATGCAAAGAATGACCGCGGTTGTTTTCTAGCAAACTTTAAGCCATTACGTGGTGATTACGGAGCAGATCAAGCTTTGTATACTGTTGAGGCAGATGCCTATGAGCCTAATGATTATAATCTTTATAATATGGCTGGTAATGTCTCAGAATGGGTTTCTTCTTCTTACGATCCTAACTCATATGAGTATATGTCTACGATTAACCCTAATGTGAACGATATGGACAATCGCCGTAAAGTGATTCGTGGAGGTTCCTGGAAAGACGTTGCTTACTTCCTACAGGTAAGTTCTAGAGATTATGAGTATCAAGATAGTGCTCGTAGTTATATTGGTTTCAGAACCGTACAAGATTTTATGGGTGTTGATGATAAAATTAACCTAAGAAAATCAAGATAA
- a CDS encoding sigma-54 interaction domain-containing protein has protein sequence MEGIQTTKQRFGIIGDNPGLNRAVEKSIQVAPTDISVLVTGESGVGKESIPRIIHSLSHRKHNKYIAVNCGAIPEGTIDSELFGHEKGAFTGATTTRSGYFEEADGGTIFLDEVGELPLPTQVRLLRVLENGEFLKVGSSKTQKTDVRIVAATNVQMFEAIKEGKFREDLYYRLSTIEIGLPPLRDRKGDIHLLFRKFASDFAMKYKMPTIRLSEEAIKLLIAYRWSGNIRQLRNVAEQISVLETNREVSAETMHNYLPDTGSRLPAVIKNKEQSDFSNEREILYKVLFDMKADLNDLKKLTLELMKNGNTKDVREENESLIKKIYDDDDDSYETVEEVMDVLQIPQKEEIQPVKTPEPAADPYHFAEEIEEEETLSLHDKELELITKSLERHKGKRKAAAQELGISERTLYRKIKQFDL, from the coding sequence ATGGAAGGAATACAAACTACAAAACAACGATTCGGGATTATAGGGGATAATCCAGGCCTAAATAGAGCAGTAGAAAAATCTATACAAGTAGCTCCTACAGATATTTCTGTGCTCGTTACAGGAGAGTCTGGAGTAGGTAAAGAATCTATACCGCGCATTATACACTCGCTTTCTCATAGAAAACACAATAAATACATTGCTGTAAACTGTGGAGCCATACCAGAAGGAACGATAGACAGTGAGTTATTTGGGCATGAAAAAGGTGCCTTTACTGGGGCAACCACAACTCGAAGTGGTTATTTTGAAGAGGCAGATGGAGGAACTATTTTTCTTGATGAAGTAGGAGAGCTCCCACTACCTACACAAGTGAGATTACTTCGGGTATTAGAAAATGGAGAGTTTTTAAAAGTAGGATCTTCAAAAACTCAAAAAACAGACGTTCGTATTGTTGCAGCTACAAACGTGCAAATGTTTGAAGCTATAAAAGAAGGTAAATTTCGTGAAGACTTATATTACAGATTAAGTACCATTGAAATAGGCTTGCCGCCACTAAGAGATCGTAAAGGAGATATTCATTTGCTTTTTAGAAAATTTGCTTCAGACTTCGCCATGAAGTACAAAATGCCTACGATTAGACTTTCTGAAGAGGCCATAAAACTTCTAATCGCTTATCGATGGAGTGGCAATATACGTCAGTTACGTAATGTTGCAGAGCAAATATCTGTATTAGAAACAAATCGTGAAGTGAGTGCAGAAACAATGCACAATTACTTGCCAGATACCGGCTCTAGATTACCCGCTGTCATTAAAAACAAAGAACAATCAGATTTTTCTAACGAGAGAGAGATATTGTACAAAGTACTGTTTGATATGAAAGCTGATCTCAATGACCTAAAGAAGCTCACATTAGAGCTCATGAAAAATGGAAATACTAAAGATGTAAGAGAAGAGAACGAGTCGCTTATTAAAAAAATATATGATGATGATGATGATTCTTATGAAACGGTAGAAGAGGTAATGGATGTATTACAAATTCCTCAAAAAGAGGAAATTCAACCCGTTAAAACTCCAGAACCTGCTGCAGATCCATATCACTTTGCTGAAGAAATTGAAGAAGAGGAAACGTTATCCTTACATGATAAAGAGCTAGAACTCATCACAAAATCATTAGAAAGGCACAAGGGAAAAAGAAAAGCAGCCGCACAAGAACTAGGAATTAGTGAGCGTACACTCTATCGAAAAATCAAACAATTTGACTTATAA